The genomic region ATTCTTGGTTTCGGACGACTTCCTTAGCTTTTGGACCGATCTAAAAGTGGTGACTCTAGATAAAAGTGTATCGGATCATTGTCCTATTTTGATGTCGGATGGTGAGGTGGATTTTGGGCCTAAACCGTTTAAAATCTTTGATGATTGGTTCGTGGTCGAGGGTATAGACAAGGTTATTGTCGATTCTTGGTCGGGTCCAATGGGGGGTAACCAGAAGGATTGCGTTTTTCGTAACAAGTTAAAAAGATTAAAAGGGGACCTAAAAGAATGGAGTAAAGTTCACTTTGGCAAGCTTGATTGTGAGATTGAGTCGGTTAAAAAGGTGGTAACGGATCTTGAATTGAAAGCTGAAGTAGGTAGTTTAAATGATGAAGAGCGGGCTAAATGGCTAAACTCGAGAAAAACATGGATGGAAAAGGAAAAAATCAAGACAGGGATGCTTAAACAGAAAGCTCGTGTTCGTTGGATGATCGATGGAGACGAAAActcaaaatattttcataattcCTTAAAGAggaaatataataaaaacaacatCCGTGGGATTAATGTTAACGGGTCTTGGTGTGAAAATCCTAACACGATCAAAGATGTTGCTTTCAACCATTTTAAGAGCATATTTGAGGTACATAATTCGGATGGACCAAGCCTTGAAGGGCTGTTTGCTGAATCGATTACATCAGCGGACAACGAGCTCTTAGAAGCTCCCTTCACAGAAGAGGAAATTTGGGAATCGGTCAAATGTTGTGGTAGTTCGAAGGTCCCAGGACCGGATGGGTTCAACTTTGGTTTTTTCAAAaagttttggtccataatcaaagaTGATTTGGTAGGTGCAATCAACTGGTTTTTGGGTTTTTGGCGAGTTTTCAAAGGGTTGCAATACTTCTTTTGTTTCCCTCATTCCGAAGAAATCGGACCCGCTGAGTTTTAGTGATTATCGCCCGATTAGTCTTATTTGCAGTTATTATAAAATTATCACGAAGATGTTGTCTTTGAGAATTCGTAAAGTGGTACCTCGTCTTGTAGGGATGGAACAAAGTGCGTTTCTTGGGGGTAGATATATTCTAGACGGTGCGTTAGTTGCAAATGAAGTGGTCAAAGATCTTAGACGAAACAAAAATCACGGCCTAATTTTTAAGGTAGACTTCGAGAAAGCCTTTGATTCGCTTAATTGGGATTATCTTCTTGAAGTGATGAAATGTATGGGGTTCGATTCCAAATGGTGTAAGTGGATTTCCTCGTGTCTTAAATCGGCTACAATCTCCATTCTCATAAACGGGTCTCCGACAAGTGAGTTTAATCTTAAAAGGGGCGTTCGCCAAGGTGATCCTTTATCGCCTTTCCTTTTTATTATTGCAGCGGAGGGTCTTAATATCCTAACGAAAATGGCGGTTGAGAGAGGGATGTATAAAGGGGTGGAGGTGGGTAAAGATAAAGTCGTCATTTCTcatttgcaatatgcggatgatacgattTTTTTTGGCGAATGGAGTAGACGTAATGCGCGAAATTTAATGTACTTGTTGGAATGCTTTGAATGGGCTTCGGGGTTGAaggttaattataataaaagtcaaTTATTTGGGATAGGCATTAGTAATGATAACGTGGAAGCTCTTGCGTCTTGGTGTTCGTGTCTTGCCGGTCGATTGCCTTTCATGTATTTGGGTATTCCCGTGGGTAATAAGATGAAGAAATTGAATGATTGGTCCCCGGTGATCGAGAAATTTAACAAGTGGTTAGCGGATTGAAGAGCAAAAATGATTTCATTCGGTGGACGGTTAACTTTAGTTAAGTCGGTTCTCTCAGCCAACCTCTCTattacttctcgctctttcgtgcccctacttgtgtgctaaattctctcgagagtgtgagacggaaatttttttggggcgggacgggttctaactctaaaatgtcatgggttaagtgggaaaaaatccttcttcctcacgaagaaggaggtttaaatatcatgtccttaaaaagtaaaaatttagctcttctttgtaagtggtggtggaggtttaaaaccgaaactaacACTTTGTGGGTCACCGTAATTCGTAGTATTTATGGTTCTAATGGAGGTCTTGTGCTTGGAAACGGGCTTGCCCGGAATCCAAACATTTGCCTTTGGAATTCTAATTGTGATGCAGGAAAATATGTGGACGGGTTAGGGATTTCTTTCTCTAAGTCTTTCATACGATTGATCGGGGACGGGAAAAGCACTTCTTTTTGGGATGACATTTGGGTGGGGAACGCAAGCTTCAAAGACAGATTCAAAAGATTATACAGGCTCGAGATTGACAAAGATATCAACATCAGTAACAAAATCGAAGAATTTATGGGAGATGGGCTCGGCAATTGGGCCTATCCTCCTATGGGCCGAACGAATAGCGAACTAAATGAGTTACGAGATACTGTTCAGAACTTACAGCTGATCGAAGACAAAGAAGACTGTTGGAGCTGGAATCTCAATTCGAAGGGTATATATATGGTCAAGGACTGTTCGGTTCTAGTGGACAAAGTCATTCTACCACGTGCGGTTAATTCAATTGAGTCGTTGCAAAATGGTTTGGTTCTAAAAAAAGTGGAGGTGTTTATTTGGCGGGCGAGATTAGGTCGTGTACCGGTAAGGTTCGAGTTAGATAAACGAGGCATCGATTTGAACAACGTGAGATGCCCGATTTGTGATGGTGACATTGAGACGGTGGAGCATATACTTTTTTCTTGTCAAGTGGCAAAAGACTTATGGTCTAAAGTCCTTAAATGGTGGGGGTATAATTCGGCCATATTCGGGTATGAGGATATTTTTAATGGTACTTTCGGCTACGTAGCATATGATCACAAAAGGAACCAATGGCAAGCGATTTGTTGGGTGGTTTGCTACATTCTATGGAAGAATAGAAATGCAAAGGTGTTCAAGAATAAGCTCGAGACGGTCCCATCTTTATTCAACGAGGTTCAAGTTCTTTCATATGATTGGATTTCATGACGTTGCAAGGGTCATTTTATGGATTGGCTTCAATGGTTCTCACACCCTTAGTTCTTTTCTCTTTTtgttagttgcaatctttgcaattAGCTTAGGGCGATGTAATTTGTTTTCTTAATTTCTTTCGTGATGTATCGTGACGTTAAGGTTGCCCAGTCAACCATGTACTATTCGTGATTGTTTAATATAAgtccttcttgcttttcaaaaaaaaaaaaaaaaaaaactttgtgtTATGAGATAGGTAGAGGTCATGATTCGATccatagggatgacatgattttctttaaaccaattgaacaccaataatggtggtatatattgaccctatagggaggttttaccggattcgttcccGGGTattgtcgatcgggttcgggtttctgcccgaacgtgtgtgttacgtgaaaatgatgagggtcgttgaaataattgatctactgatgccaaaaaatcgtcgttaaaaaaaatctctttatattataataacaaatatAAAAATAGATCATTTTAAATTCAAAGTACTAATCCTAGCCTTCTATTCTTAAATAACCCCTTAATCTAGACCATTGAAATCTCCATATTatgattatgacctcataatctaCAACATTAGCACTAATCAGACTATAATGCCCTTAGGATTAAAAAAGGATGGGAGGAAATAAAAAAATAGGTGCCATTCATTCACGTTCGAACACATGAAAAAAAACCTATACTTCTCCCTAAAAAAACCCTAACTTTCTCAAATCGTCGACCATAATCAAATTCAACTCTAAAGGTTTCGTCCCAAATTTCGATCCGTTAGAATGATTAACATGAAGATTAATCAGTTTATGATATAGATCAAATCATCATCAATCCGCTAAGCTGTTGATTCAGTGTTATCGTGTAAGCTGTAAATAAATTATGTAAGGGTATCATTGTAAGTTATCATTAAACCCAGATTTTGTTTTTCATGGGTTATTATATTGATCAATTATATCTATTTGCATTGCAACAGCTTATTATATTATCATCGTAAGACTTCACTTAAAATCATGATTTTCTTTCATGTGAGTTCATGATTTTGCCATGTGTTTCAAAGATTTAGTTTATATATGTAAAGTGAAGTGATGCTTAAGGTGATTATGTCTGTACTTTCAAAAATTACAAAGTTTGTTTTGCACACAAGGTGTTTGTGGTTATGTCTCATTGAATTTGATATAAATTATATTGCAATAGGATATTGCATCAATTGAATATTTGTTCTTATTTGTGCTAGGATATAAGCAATTACATATGTTTTTTATACatgatatatatttgtttttatgtCTTTTTTGCCACCACTCATCAAAGCTTAAATCTATCGTCTCTAACCTACTTTGAGTACTTCTAACACGTATATACTTTTTTGTTTTTTCTTTCAGTAGAGGGTGATAGAGAAATTTACCAAGGTTCTTGGACAAATGGGTGCGGAAGTAAACATGGATAAAGAACTCTGTCACGGTGAAGTGGCCGCCAAAGACTGAATCCGGAAGGGGACATTTATGTGCAGTTGATGTGACAAACCCATTCGATTTAAGTTGATTAATATCCAAACAACCCATCTAGATGCCCTTTTATATGGATGTTAACTTTGTTCTGTATCATTTGTTAGCTGGAAAGTTAAAGAAACTGAAAGGATGATTGGCATTTGCACAGAACGCAAAAAGGTAATGCTACAATTTCCTTTTTGTTTTGTTATCACATGTCACATCTACTATTTTTCAAGTAATTTATGCACTTCAGTTTGCATCAACTTTTTGAGTTCTGTATTTGTCTGTTGGTGGCATGCTAATGTAAGTTCACATTTGTTTAAACAACCATAGTGGATATCGCCATAATTCTATTTTATACTACATACCACTATTCTTTATAATTATATTCCTTGGGTCGGGTTTGGATTGTGTTTGCGTTACTTTTTGGCCCCTAAAATTGCATAACACGGTCTTTCGATTTGTATTCACTATAACAACTTCAATTGCCTTTGAAAGATGTTCATGAAAAACATTCGAACTTGCAATTGAATATGATATGATGCTATAAGTTTTCTTAGTGTCTACTAACATTGATGCATATTGATAGCTTCAATTTGTTTAACTTAATTGTGTGTTAGGTTGCAGACAGGGTTTTGCTAATATAAGTTGTTGAGTTTCAGATACTTACATTCTTATTAGTCGTACCAAACAGAATTATAGGATACAAGACAAATAGGTGTAACATCAAAAAGGAGGAGCTTTTATATGCTGGTAAAAATGAACCTTGCTTTCATTTGTGCTCTTTGGCCATCAACAACATCAATGATGAAGACCTGTATAGGTTTTTCACTTGGAAAGTTACTTATAGAAACATTTATCCATTGTGTTTTTAACCACAGGCTTAGTGTTTTTTTGGCCAAAATTTTAAAGATCACATTCTTATTACAGTATTATTTATTTCATCTTATTGGGTTTTTTGTTGTTTTTTCAGGGAATAATGATAAATGTGATCAATATTCACTATAAGATGTTTTGTAGTCATTAATACAGATTATACACATGTTATTGTGGTTGCACGTATTTTGAGTGCTATTCTTATTGCGACAAAGCTGGACTTTGACCTTTTTGAAGGATTATATGTTAGTCACTTTCAGATGTTGAAGCTAAATCAATAGGTTAGAGGTCGATTTAGACTGCGGTTTCATTTGAGGTGCATAAGTTAGTGAAAAATCGTGAACAGATGCGAATAAATCGACATAGGGTTTTGATGAGATGATGCATGTTATCTGGGTTCATGAACTTTTTGTGGGCTTGTTTCCCTCCACAGTCAGACCTACATGTTTGCAATGGCTCTGATTCGGGTGGTAGTCACGATGGGCTTTTATGGTACAAAGATACATAACAACATTATAACGGATATTTTCAGTGAAGCCAATAATTTATTAGAAGATCATAGACAACTTGAAACATGGTGTTTGTAACAATCCGGACCTTATGGTACATTTGTAGGTGTATATGATAGGATTGGAGGTTATGAGGCGTCACAGTTTACTAACAGTAACCTATTTCAATATTTCAAGAGTAACTCACCCTAACCTTGAAAATTTTCTCTTTTGACACTCATTACATGTAACTAGACTTAGTGTTATTTGTAAAAATATCAAATTATTTAATGGTAACTTTTTACAAGAAGTGATATTTGTACTTGGCATGCCATATGGTCTTGAATCTTTGATGATTCGATATATAAACGAATTCTCTTTTGAACGGCATTATTGGATCTTTTGAGCTGTTATGTTCTTTTCTGTTTTAAGAAAATTGTAACGTTTGATTATGTCTGTTAATTGCATTAGATGTTTCCATCTCAAGATTGGACTATGTAGTCTGCAAAATTTACGGGTTTTTTCTTCTACCATTGCAGCTAAAAGTTTTGGCTATGTTATTTAGGTATGATGTGAAAATTTAGATATGACGTAATCAAAGTGCACCCATAAATGCGTTTGAAAATCTTAGCTTTATATTAGCTTCATCATCATCTGTTGTGAATTTTTAGATCGAGACGCCTTTAAACCAAATATGTCATTTTGGTCAGATACTGTGTCAAGTGGCATTTACGAGTTGTGAAGGACTAATGAGGTATGCATTCTCTGTTTCTTTTTCAGTTAACCAAATCTATTTAACCATGTATATAACATTTCATTTACATGCTTTCAGGTGTTTGTATTTAGTAAAACTTTAATGAATCTGCCACCTCTAAGTTGTATATGTGTGGCTTATTCTCATTTAaagttaataactaataataaattACATTTAATTGATTACACCATTTAAAATGGACAAAATGCTACAACCACTAAATGTTAAAAGACACAGGTTTTTCCTAGAGTGAATCCACCAAAGATTTGACTCAGGTTCTTTGTTTCTTTTTAGTGTAGGCATCGACTTTTTACTTTAATATAATAAGGCACTAATAGCACACTGTATATGCTAATGCTTTGAAATGTGACTGATGTAGGGTGAGATACAAGATATTCCAATGGCCAATCCATGCATCTCAACAGTTATTGGGATATAGCCTTTCAATAGCAAGTTACAAGTTTTGAACTTTCATTTGTGTCTAAGGGTTTAATATTACTAAGATCGGTCATTTTCTTCTAATTAATTACCTGCCATTTTTATTAGATACTCATCTTGACATATTTAAGCCCATAATTGGTTGTTTAGCTAACACTATCTGTTAAACTGGTCAAGAAACTATCAGGTACTACTTGATTTTTTACCGTGCAACAGCAACACACAGGCTCAATGCATTTTATGAAAAGAATTCGTATTCCACGTATTAGTGCATCATGTATGTTGATTGCCCCTACTGACAAAAAAGGATACCATTATTTCAATGACATCGTTATCGATTCAAAAGTTAACTACAAACTAAACCTTTTTCCAGTATTATGGTTTTcaattttgtgtttttttttttttttaggttataaCTTGCTTGCTTTATTATCAGTGATTCAATGTTAATACTGAAACTGTTTTGGTTTCTTAACAACCCAAAAAaaactatataaaatataattattctgACAATTCAATTTTTGATTCGTCCTTAAAAAaatccgcgaattcgcgggtcttaagctagtaataataataatgaagataattaaaattaaaaaaattatagaAAAAAGTCTTTTAAGATTTTTGTgtggttaatattaataatttgttatattgttatatactccgtattaaaaaTTGTAAGGGCACATTTGAATGATTTGTTTCGAACAATAATGGAGAACCAACTTTGGTGTTGTTAATTAATGGCTATTCCTATAATCTATGAATTAGTTCAGCCATAATACCTAGTAAACAATCTAACTTAGTGAAAAAACTTAACATCTGGAACTTGATAATAAAATTTGACAAACCTGATGTATTTTTTATGTGTTCGTAGTTCTGTGATATTATATGATAGtactaatttaaatttaaattctaAATATGGTGTTATAAGAAAGAGTTTCTTAATTGAAATTTTTCATTTTGGTTTTTTGTTAACTTTATTTAATTTCAAACTTATAAATATCACAAAGAACACGTATGTTATAATGTAATTTGGAATTTATGTTTATATTgaattataattagttaattaaatttTTATATCTTGATATATCAGTAATATATTGTGACACGAGTGATCTCGAAAGCTGGCTTCGCCCCTGAATATATCTTAAATGTAATAAAAAGTTAGAGACGACAATTTTTATGGGACGGAGGAGTCTATTTAACTAATGTTATTACATCAATTTTTTAAGGAAAATTTATTTAATCTTATAACTTTAGGTCAATTAATCATTGTTCATATCATTATATTGTTATGCTTCAATTGTTATGGCTTGAAGCAAAGAGAATAAGGTATTTCAGTATATCAAGTTTCATGAAATTTTAATTGGGTAAAGAATTTCTTGCACGATATGACACTGGAATATTAAACGATGTATGGTTGTCCTTTTCAAGGTCGTTCTCTACTGTTTAAACAtgttactacctccgtcccattacaagtgtccacttactttttgcacacagttttagaaaattccactaacttcattctccaccaatcagaaatcttctctcttcagaataacctcttctgattggttgaaactcaaa from Rutidosis leptorrhynchoides isolate AG116_Rl617_1_P2 chromosome 9, CSIRO_AGI_Rlap_v1, whole genome shotgun sequence harbors:
- the LOC139869198 gene encoding uncharacterized protein, encoding MLSLRIRKVVPRLVGMEQSAFLGGRYILDGALVANEVVKDLRRNKNHGLIFKVDFEKAFDSLNWDYLLEVMKCMGFDSKWCKWISSCLKSATISILINGSPTSEFNLKRGVRQGDPLSPFLFIIAAEGLNILTKMAVERGMYKGVEVGKDKVVISHLQYADDTIFFGEWSRRNARNLMYLLECFEWASGLKVNYNKSQLFGIGISNDNVEALASWCSCLAGRLPFMYLGIPVGNKMKKLNDWSPVIEKFNKWFKTETNTLWVTVIRSIYGSNGGLVLGNGLARNPNICLWNSNCDAGKYVDGLGISFSKSFIRLIGDGKSTSFWDDIWVGNASFKDRFKRLYRLEIDKDINISNKIEEFMGDGLGNWAYPPMGRTNSELNELRDTVQNLQLIEDKEDCWSWNLNSKGIYMVKDCSVLVDKVILPRAVNSIESLQNGLVLKKVEVFIWRARLGRVPVRFELDKRGIDLNNVRCPICDGDIETVEHILFSCQVAKDLWSKVLKWWGYNSAIFGYEDIFNGTFGYVAYDHKRNQWQAICWVVCYILWKNRNAKVFKNKLETVPSLFNEVQVLSYDWIS